ACAGCATCGCCATCAAGTTCACCGGCACGGCCGGCCAGGCTTTCGGCGCTTTCCTCGCCAAGGGCATTGCCATCGACCTGGTGGGCGATGCCAATGATTATGTCGGCAAGGGCCTGTCCGGCGGCCGCATCGTCGTGCGCCCTTCCGACCGGGCGGGCTTCGATCCGGACAAGGCGATCATCGTGGGCAATACCGTGCTTTATGGCGCCATTGCCGGTGAATGCTATTTCCGCGGCGTGGCCGGCGAACGCTTCGCCGTGCGCAATTCCGGGGCCATCGCCGTGGTCGAAGGCACCGGCGATCATGGCTGCGAATATATGACCGGCGGCCTCGTCGTCGTCATTGGCCCCACCGGTCGCAATTTCGCCGCCGGCATGTCGGGCGGCGTCGCCTATGTGCTCGACGAGGATGCCAGCTTCCGCTCCCGCTGCAACCTCGCCATGGTCGATCTCGAGCCGGTGCAGGAGGAGGAAGACCTCATGCAGAAGCTCCACCATCATGGCGGCGACCTCGAATGGCATGGCCGCGTCGATATTTCCGGCGATATGACCCGACACGACGACGAGCGCCTGCATCAGCTCATCTCCAACCATCTGCACTATACCGGCTCCACCAAGGCCCGGCAGATTCTGGAGAACTGGGTCGAGATGCGGCCGAAATTCGTCAAGGTCATGCCGGTCGAATATCGCCGCGCCATCCTCGAAATGGAACGGAAGCGCGCCAGCGGCGCCCATGTGGCGGCCGAATAAGCCGCCGGCGTTAGACGACTAAGTCCACCGGGTCATTTCCGCGAGAGCGGGAACCTCAATTGCCAAGCCAACGGCGAAAACAGAGATCCCCGCTGTCGCGGGGATGACCCCGAAAATGTCGAAAGCGCCCCGGCGCTCAATACAGATAGGGAAACAGCCATGGGTAAAGTCACCGGCTTTCTCGAAATCGAACGCGAAGAGCCCCGCTATGAGCCGGCCTCCGACCGCATCCGCCATTTTGGCGAATTCACCATTCCGCTCACCGAGAGCCGGGTGGTGGATCAGGCCGCCCGCTGCATGGATTGCGGCATCCCCTTCTGCCATGGCGACAATGGCTGTCCGGTCAACAATCAAATCCCCGACTGGAACGACCTCGTCTATCATGGCGATTGGCAGCAGGCGGCGCGCAATCTCCACTCGACCAACAACTTCCCCGAATTCACCGGCCGCATCTGCCCCGCCCCCTGCGAGGAAGCCTGCACGCTGAACCTCGAGGACGTTCCGGTCGCCATCAAGACGGTGGAACAGGCCATTGCCGACCGGGCCATCCGCTCCGGCTGGGTCACGCCGCAGCGGCCTACTCAGCGGACCGGCAAGACAATCGCCATTGTCGGCTCCGGCCCCGCCGGTCTCGCCGCCGCCCAGCAATTGGCCCGGGCCGGCCACGCGGTGCAGGTCTATGAACGCGAGCCCAAGGCCGGCGGCCTGCTGCGCTACGGCATTCCCGATTTCAAGCTAGACAAGCACCATATCGATTTCCGCGTTTCGCAGATGGAAGCCGAAGGGGTGGTTTTTCACTATGGCGTCAATGTCGGCGTTAACACTCCGCTAACCGATCTGGCCGGACGTCACGACGCCGTGCTGCTCTGCGGCGGCGCCGAAAAGCCCCGCCCCGTCGATGTCGAAGGCAGCGCCCTGGCCGGCGTCCACTTCGCCATGCCCTTCCTGGTCCAGCAGAATCGCCGCACCGGCGGCGAGGATGTCTCGGGCGAATTCCCGCTCAGCGCCGCCGGCAGACATGTCGTGGTCGTGGGCGGCGGCGATACCGCAAGTGATTGTATTGGCGTCTCTTTCCGCCAGGGCGCCCTGGCGGTGACGCAGCTCGACGTGCGCCCCATGCCGCCGGAAATGGAAAACAAGCTGACCAATTGGCCCAATTGGGCGGTCAAGATGCGCACCTCTTCCTCCCAGGCCGAAGGCGCCATGCGCGAATTCGCCGCCGGCACCATGAAAATCCTCGGCAATGCCAAGGGCCAGGTCACCGGCGTCGAATGCGCCCGCGTCGACCGCCAGCGCCAACCCATTGACGGAACACAGTTTATTATCAAGGCGGACCTGGTGCTCTTCGCCATCGGCTTTGCCGGCCCGATCCAGGAAGGCTTGCTCGGCGAACTGGGCGCCGACCTCGACGAGCGCGGCAATCTCTTCGCCGACACCTTCGGCTACCAGACCTCCATTCCCGGAATCTATGCCGCCGGCGACATGCGCCGTGGCCAATCCCTGGTCGTCTGGGCCATCCGCGAAGGCCGCCAGGCCGCCCGCGCCATCGACAAGGACCTGATGGGCCGAACGGATTTGCCGCGCTGATACCGGCCTTTTCTCAGGCATCCAGCTGCCCCCGGGCTTGACCCGGGGGCCAGTTTCCGCCAGCACTTCGGCTCGAAGACCTCATGGTGAGCCTGTCGAACCACGAGGTCGGGCCCGCGGAATATCCAGCATCCGCGAACCCATGCTCCGACAGGCTCAGGATGAGGTTCAAGAGGCCGATGCCCCCAGCCCCCTATGTCGTCGACCAGCTGATTTCCGCCAAGGCCATCGCCGCCCGCGTCGAAGCGCTGGCCCGCGAGATCACCGAGACCTTCAAGGAGACCGACAAGCTCGTCGTTATCGGCCTGCTGCGCGGCTCCTTCATCTTCATCGCCGATCTGGTGCGCGAGATCGACCTGCCGGTCGAGGTCGATTTCATCGAGGCCTCCTCCTATGGCAGTGCCATGGAATCGAGCCGGGAAGTCCGCATTCTCAAGGATTTGCGGGGCGAGATCGCCGGGCGCGACGTGCTGGTGGTGGAAGACATCATCGATACCGGCCACACGCTCAAGCACGTGCTGCAGATTCTCGAAACCCGCCATCCCCGCCGCATGGAAGTCTGTGCCCTGCTCAACAAGCCCAGCCGCCGCGAGACCGAGGTTCCCGCCCGCTGGATCGGCTTCGACATTCCCGACGAATTCGTCGTCGGCTACGGCATCGACTATGCCCAGCGCAACCGCAACCTGCCCCATATCGGCAAGGTGAGGTTCGTCGAATAATCTCCGTTCTCCCTTCTCCCACAAGGGGAGAAGAAAACCCCTACATCACCGCCCCGACCTGCCAGGGCACGAATTCATTGTCGCCATAGCCCAGCGCCTCGGACTTGGTCTTCTCGCCCGAAGCCACGCGCAGCAGGCACTCGAAAATCTCCTGCCCCTTGTCCTCGATGGACACGCCTTCGACGATATCGCCGCAATTGATGTCCATGTCGTCCATCATGCGCGCATACATGTCCGAATTGGTCGCCAGCTTGATCGATGGCACCGGCTTGCAGCCATAGGCCGAGCCGCGTCCGGTGGTGAAGGCCAGGATATTGGCGCCGCCCGCCACCTGCCCGGTCGCCGAGACCGGATCGAAGCCCGGCGTGTCCATGAACACGAAGCCCTTTTCGGTCACCTTCTCGGCATATTCATAGACCGCCGTAAGCGGCGTGGTGCCGCCCTTGGCCGCCGCGCCCAGCGATTTTTCCAGAATGGTGGTCAGCCCGCCCAGCTTGTTGCCGGGCGAGGGATTATTGTTCATCTCCCCGCCATTGCGGCCGGTATAATCTTCCCACCAATGGATGCGCTGGATCAGCTTTTCGCCCACTTCCTTAGAGACGGCGCGGCGCGTCAGCAGATGCTCGGCGCCATAGATTTCCGGCGTTTCCGAGAGGATGGCCGTGCCGCCATTGCGCACCAGGATGTCGGCGGCGACGCCCAAGGCCGGATTGGCGGTGATCCCTGAATAGCCGTCCGAGCCGCCGCATTGCAGCGCCAGGGTCAGATGGCTGGCATCCACGGTTTCGCGCCGCGCCCTGGCGGCGATGGGCAGCATTTCCTTGATCCGCTCCACGCCCCAGTCGATCATCTTCTGCGTCCCGCCGATCTCCTGGATCGTCATGGTCTGGAAGGTGTCGGTTTCCTTGAGGTTATAGGCTTCCTTCATCTTGTCGATCTGGAACGCCTCGCAGCCCAAACCCACCAGCAAGGCGGCGCCGAGATTGGGATTGGACGTATAGCCCCATTGGGTGCGGCGGAAGATCTGGTAGCCTTCTCCGCTCAAATCCATGGCGCAGCCGGTGCCATGCACGAAGGGGATCACCCCGTCGATCTCGGGATAGTCGTCCAGCGCGCCGGAACGATTGATCGCCTCCGCCATGAACTTGGCCACCGTCGCCGAGCAGTTCACCGAGGTCAGGATGCCGATATAATTGCGCGTGCCCACCGAGCCATTGGCGCGCCTGAAGCCCTCGAAGGTCGGGCGCTGCGCTTCCGGCACGAAATCCACCGGCATCACGCCTTCGGCAAAGGCATAATCATGGGTCAGCGTGCCGTCGGCGCCGCCCATGCCGCAATTGTGCTCATGCACCCAGTCGCCCGGGGCGATGCCGTCCTTGGCAAAGCCGATGATCTGGCCGAATTTCATCACCGCCTCGCCGGCGGCGATCGGGCGGGTCGCGAATTTATGCCCGCGTGGCACCCGGCGGATAATGGCGACGCCCTGCGCCGTTTGTGCGCCCACCTCTAGATTGGCCAGGGCCACGCCGATATTGTCGGCGACATTGAGCACAAGGGTCTTGCCCTCTGGCGGGCGGGTCATGGTCATGGTCTCGGTCATGGCAATCAAGGTTCCGGGGGCTTGAAAACATCGCAAGGTGCTTCGTCCTGCCTTGGCTTACCCCCTCGCCGTGTGCCAAGGGAGAAACCGGCATTGTCATTCACCAGCGCTCTAGCTAACATGTTAGCATGAAAACGGAAGCCGGTCCTTACGATTTTCTCCCGGTGGCGGGCACCTTTTCGCGCGGCACCGTCACGCTGGATGTCACCAATACCCTGCGGCAGGCCATCGTCACCCTGGCGCTGGCTCCCGGCGCCATGCTGGATAAGACCGCCATCTGCACCCAGCTCGGGGTCTCGCGCTTCCCGGTGAGCGAAGCGCTGGCGCGACTGGCCGATGAAGGCCTGGTCGACATCGCTCCACAGCGCGGCTCCACCGTGTCGCTGGTCAAAATCGCCGATGTCCGCGAATATATGCTGATCCGCAAAGGCCTCGAAAGCGAGGCCCTGCGCGTCCTGATCGGCAAGCATGATGCCGGAATCATCGCGGCGCTGCACGCCAATATGGCGGCCCAGCGCGACGCGGCCTCGCGCGACGACGCCGAAACCTTTCACCAGATCGACGTCGCCTTCCATGACACCATTTTCCGCACCATGCGGCTCAGCAAGGTCAAGGCCATCATCGACAAGGCCCGCGCCAATCTCGACCGCGCCCGCCGCCTGATCATCACCCCGCGCCGACTGGCTTTGACCATTGCCGAGCATCAGGCCATTTTCGACGGCATTCTCGCCGCCGACGCCCCCCGGGCCATCGCCGCCATCCGCGCCCATATCGACGCCGTCATGGTCGAGCTCTTCGCCTTTGCCGGCGAACATCCCGAACTTTTTGCCGACGGTGCCGAATTCACTCCCGACAAAGACGATTTTCCTTTCGGCTGAACCCACGGAACCGCCATGCTCAAACATATCCCGCCGCTTCTCGGCCCCGAGCTTCTCGCCACCCTGCGCGCCATGGGCCATGGCGACGAGATCGTCATCGCCGACGCCAATTTTCCGGCCAGTTTCCTCGGCCCGGAAGTGCATCGCGCCGACGGCATCGCCGCCACCGACATGCTCGATGCGGTGCTGACGCTGCTGCCGCTCGACGATTTCGTCGACCAGGCCGCCATCGGCATGGCGGTAGTGGGCGATCCCGAGGCGCGCCCGCCCATCTTTGCCGAGTTCGCGGCGATCATTGCCCGCCACGAGCCCAAGGCCGGTTTTTCCACTATTGAGCGCTACGCCTTTTACGACCGCGCCAGACAGGCCGCCGCCGTGATCCAGACCGGCGAAACCCGGCTCTATGGCAATGTCATCCTCAAGAAGGGCGTCATTCGCGCCGCCGCCTGACAAGACGGATTGGACCAAAGCCGCCCTCGACAGCCTAACATGTGAGCCCTATGAGGGGCCACGACACTAGGAGACCCTGCCATGAAATTGCTTCGCGTCGGCGCCAAGGGCGCCGAAAAGCCCGCTATCCTTGCCCAGGACGGTTCCATCCGTGACCTGTCGGGCGTCGTCGCCGATATTGGCGGCGAGGCGCTGACGCCTGCCGGCCTCGCCAGGATCGCCGCCGCCGACATCGCCAATTTGCCTCAATTGGACGCCGCCGAGCGCATCGGGCCCTGCGTGGCCAATGTCGGCAAGTTCATCTGTATCGGCCTCAATTATGCCGACCATGCCGCCGAGACCGGCTCCCCGATCCCGGACGAGCCGATCATCTTCATGAAGGCCACCAGCGCCATTATCGGCCCCAATGACGACGTCATCATCCCCAAAAACGCCATCAAGCCGGATTGGGAAGTCGAACTCGGCATCGTCATCGGCAAGGAAGCCCGCTATGTCGACGAGGCCGACGCCTTCGACCACGTCGCCGGCTATTGCCTCGTCAACGACGTCTCCGAGCGCCATTTCCAGACCGAGCGCGGCGGCACCTGGGATAAGGGCAAGGGCAGCGACACTTTCGGCCCCATCGGCCCCTGGCTCGTCACCCGCGACGAGGTTCCCGATCCGCAGAACCTCAATATGTGGCTCGAAGTCGACGGCAAGCGCTACCAGGACGGCTCGACCAAGACCATGATCTTCGGCGTCGCCAATGTGGTTTCCTATGTCAGCCAGTTCATGAGCCTGCAGCCGGGCGACATCATCTCCACCGGCACCCCGCCCGGCGTCGGCATGGGCATCAAGCCCGATCCGGTCTGGCTCAAGCCCGGCAATGTCATGCGCCTGGGCATTGACGGCCTCGGCGAGCAGACCCAGAACGTCAAGGCCTATAGCGCCTGACCGCACGCTTCCGCGCCCTCCCCCTCCCCCTCCCCCTCAAGGGGGAAGGCGCTCATTGCCCCAGCACGATATCCACTTCCGCCCGCGTCGGCGGATTGCAGCCCTTGCGCCCGCAATTGATCCCCGCCACCACCGCACCGAAACGCAGCATGGCGTGAAGCTGTTCGCTGCCCAGCTCACCGAGCTCGGCGGGCCGGAGCGCGTCATGCTCGGCCAGCCAGGTGAGGATTCCCGCCATCAGGCTGTCGCCCGCGCCCACCGTGTCGCCGAAAACGGGCGGCGCATAGATCGGCGCCTGCCCCTTGGCGCGGCGTGAGAACGCCAGGCTGCCCGCTTCCCCCAGCGTCACCACCACCAATCGGCAATGGCGGCGCCGCAGCAAATCGGCGGCATGGTCCTCGATGCTGCGTCCCGGCTCCAGCCAGGCATGGTCCTCCTCGGACAGCTTGATGATATGGGCGCTGTCGAGGAAACCGGAGAGCCGCGAGCGATAGCCCTTCTCGTCCTCGATCAGCTTCTCGCGCACATTGATGTCGATCGAGATGACGGCGCCGCGCCCCGCCGCCGCCGCCACCACATCGGTCCAGATCGCCGCATCCTCGGCCAGGATCGGACAGAAGCCGCCGATCTGATAGAGCTGCACCGCCTCGGGCAGGGCCGCCAGCAGGCCCTCACGGCTAAAGGCCCGGTCGGCGCCGCGCTCGAATATATAAGAGGCCTGCATCTTCTCGTTGAAGGTGACGATGGCCCGGGTCGTCGGCGCCGCCACCCGTTCGCCGAGCAATATGCTGACGCCGGCTTCGGCCAATGGCGCCAGCAATAGCTCGCCATGCGCATCCTGGCTGATGGGGCAGAGAAAGCCGGCATCATTGCCCAGCTTGGCCAGCGCGATGGCGCAATTGAACGGCGATCCGCCCGCCAGCGCCACCCGCTCCGCATCCGCTCCGGCCGCGACCGGCACCAGATCGATAAGGCTCTCGCCGCCGACGACAAACATGCCCTGCATTCCCCTCGCCAATCTTCGCAGCGTGCCAATAACACTTTCTGCCACCCTGTCACCAGCGTCTCGGCGAACGGCCGGTGCGGGGCCATGACTTGGCCGTAATAAACGCTTATAAAACAAAGGTATTGCGGCCGCCCGCGGACTAGCCGATGATCTTCGGCCATAGCTGGGCCCCTCACGCTTTTTCAGGATGCCATGAACGTCTATCTCGTGCTCATCAACATTGCCGGTGCGGTCACGCTGCTCTTATGGGCGACCCGCATGGTCCGCACCGGCATGGAGCGGTCGCAAAAGGCCGTTTTGCACCGGTTGCTGAGCCAGGGAAAGCGTGGCCATATCAAATCCGCGGCCCTGGGCGGCTTCGTCGCCATCCTGCTGCAAAGCTCCACTGCCGTGGCGCTGATCGCCGCCGGCTTCGCCGCCAGCGGCAAGCTGACGCTTTCGGCGGGCCTGGCCACCATGCTGGGCGCCGATCTGGGCTCCGCCGTGGTCGTGCAATTGCTCAGCGTCAATCCCGCCTGGCTCATGCCCCTGCTGATGATTGCCGGCGGCCTGATGTTCTTTCGCAGCCAGAACCGCGACATCCGCCAGGCCGGGCGCATCGTCATCGGCATTGCCCTGATCCTGATGTCCCTGCGGCTGATCGGCGAAGCCACCGCGCCCCTGCGCGAGGCCCCGCTTCTGCCCGATGTGGTGGCCTATCTCGCCGGCGACCCCTTCACCGCTTTCCTGCTCGCCGCCATCTTCACCTGGATCATTCATTCCAGCGTCGCCTTCGTCCTGCTCGTCGCCACCTTCGCCATGCAGGGCCTGGTGCCGTTCGAGCTGGGCGCCGCCCTGGTGCTGGGCGCCAATATGGGCTCCTCCATCATCGCCTTCATGCTGACCCGCGCTGGCACCGCCGCCGCGCGGCGCATCACCCTGGGCAATTTCATCTTCCGGGCGAGCCTGGCCGTGGTCGGGCTCGGCCTGCTCTGGCTCAGCCATCTCCCCGGCACCTGGCTCGGCCCCGACGCCGCCCGGCAGATCATCAATTTCCACCTGCTGTTCAACGTCGTCCTGCTGCTGATCGCCCTGCCGCTCACGACGCCCATGGCCCGGCTCACCCTGCGCCTGGTGCGCGCCGGGCCGGAGCGGGAGCAACTCCTGGTCCCGCCCAGCCGGCTCGACGACAGGCTGATCGAGCAACCGGCCCTGGCCCTGGCCAGCGCCAAGCGCGAATTGCTGCGCATGGCCGAGATCGTCGAGCGCATGCTGCAGCCAGTCATGGAGCTTTATGAAAGCGCCGATCCCGAAAAGATTCGCGAGATCAAGCAGCTCGAACACGCGGTCAATGCCGCCCAGTCCGATATCAAGCTCTATCTCTCCCGCATCCGCTATGCCCATCCCAACGGCCCGGAAGCCCTGCGCGGCCAGGAATTGGCGCAATTGGCGATCAATCTGGAATATGTCGGGGATGCGGTGGTCAAAACCCTGGTCAAGCTCGCCGAAACCCGCGCCGAGCAGAAGGTGAAATTCTCCCCCGCCGGCTGGCGCGAGCTCAACGACCTGCATTACCGCGTGGTCGAGAACCTGCATCTGGCGCTCAATGTGCTGATGTCGGATGACCGCGCCTCGGCCGAATTGCTGCTCGAGCAGAAAGCCTCGCTCGGCCATGCCGGCCGCGCCAGCGCCACCGAGCATCTGGTGCGCCTGCGCGAGGGCGCCCAACGGTCCATCGCCACCAGCGATCTGCATCTGGAAACCGTCCGGGCGCTGAAGAATATCAACTCCCTGCTGGCCAGCGTCGCCTATCCGGTACTCCAGCGCACCGAAGACCCGCAGCCGCAATAGGCCGACGGCCCCCTTCTCGTCACCCGCGCGCTATCGGCGCGTTGCGCGGCGGAAGGTCGTTGGAATAGATATTGTGCAGCCCGACATTGAGAATGTCGCGCTCTCCGCACAGCGCCATGGTGGTGTCGAGTTCCCTGCGCATGATCTCGAGCACCCGCGTCACGCCCGCTTCGCCTCCCGCACCCAATCCATAGAGCATAGGCCGGCCGATAAAGGTCGACTTGGCGCCATAGGCCAGCGCCTTGATCACGTCCTGGCCCGAGCGGATGCCGCTATCGAGATAGATTTCGGTCTTGTGCCCGACGCGGTCGACGATTTCCGGCAAGACCCGGATCGTCGATGGCGCGCCGTCCAATTGCCGCCCGCCATGATTGGA
This genomic stretch from Devosia sp. YIM 151766 harbors:
- a CDS encoding glutamate synthase subunit beta, which encodes MGKVTGFLEIEREEPRYEPASDRIRHFGEFTIPLTESRVVDQAARCMDCGIPFCHGDNGCPVNNQIPDWNDLVYHGDWQQAARNLHSTNNFPEFTGRICPAPCEEACTLNLEDVPVAIKTVEQAIADRAIRSGWVTPQRPTQRTGKTIAIVGSGPAGLAAAQQLARAGHAVQVYEREPKAGGLLRYGIPDFKLDKHHIDFRVSQMEAEGVVFHYGVNVGVNTPLTDLAGRHDAVLLCGGAEKPRPVDVEGSALAGVHFAMPFLVQQNRRTGGEDVSGEFPLSAAGRHVVVVGGGDTASDCIGVSFRQGALAVTQLDVRPMPPEMENKLTNWPNWAVKMRTSSSQAEGAMREFAAGTMKILGNAKGQVTGVECARVDRQRQPIDGTQFIIKADLVLFAIGFAGPIQEGLLGELGADLDERGNLFADTFGYQTSIPGIYAAGDMRRGQSLVVWAIREGRQAARAIDKDLMGRTDLPR
- the hpt gene encoding hypoxanthine phosphoribosyltransferase, which gives rise to MPPAPYVVDQLISAKAIAARVEALAREITETFKETDKLVVIGLLRGSFIFIADLVREIDLPVEVDFIEASSYGSAMESSREVRILKDLRGEIAGRDVLVVEDIIDTGHTLKHVLQILETRHPRRMEVCALLNKPSRRETEVPARWIGFDIPDEFVVGYGIDYAQRNRNLPHIGKVRFVE
- a CDS encoding altronate dehydratase family protein, producing the protein MTETMTMTRPPEGKTLVLNVADNIGVALANLEVGAQTAQGVAIIRRVPRGHKFATRPIAAGEAVMKFGQIIGFAKDGIAPGDWVHEHNCGMGGADGTLTHDYAFAEGVMPVDFVPEAQRPTFEGFRRANGSVGTRNYIGILTSVNCSATVAKFMAEAINRSGALDDYPEIDGVIPFVHGTGCAMDLSGEGYQIFRRTQWGYTSNPNLGAALLVGLGCEAFQIDKMKEAYNLKETDTFQTMTIQEIGGTQKMIDWGVERIKEMLPIAARARRETVDASHLTLALQCGGSDGYSGITANPALGVAADILVRNGGTAILSETPEIYGAEHLLTRRAVSKEVGEKLIQRIHWWEDYTGRNGGEMNNNPSPGNKLGGLTTILEKSLGAAAKGGTTPLTAVYEYAEKVTEKGFVFMDTPGFDPVSATGQVAGGANILAFTTGRGSAYGCKPVPSIKLATNSDMYARMMDDMDINCGDIVEGVSIEDKGQEIFECLLRVASGEKTKSEALGYGDNEFVPWQVGAVM
- a CDS encoding GntR family transcriptional regulator encodes the protein MKTEAGPYDFLPVAGTFSRGTVTLDVTNTLRQAIVTLALAPGAMLDKTAICTQLGVSRFPVSEALARLADEGLVDIAPQRGSTVSLVKIADVREYMLIRKGLESEALRVLIGKHDAGIIAALHANMAAQRDAASRDDAETFHQIDVAFHDTIFRTMRLSKVKAIIDKARANLDRARRLIITPRRLALTIAEHQAIFDGILAADAPRAIAAIRAHIDAVMVELFAFAGEHPELFADGAEFTPDKDDFPFG
- a CDS encoding RbsD/FucU domain-containing protein, with the translated sequence MLKHIPPLLGPELLATLRAMGHGDEIVIADANFPASFLGPEVHRADGIAATDMLDAVLTLLPLDDFVDQAAIGMAVVGDPEARPPIFAEFAAIIARHEPKAGFSTIERYAFYDRARQAAAVIQTGETRLYGNVILKKGVIRAAA
- a CDS encoding fumarylacetoacetate hydrolase family protein — its product is MKLLRVGAKGAEKPAILAQDGSIRDLSGVVADIGGEALTPAGLARIAAADIANLPQLDAAERIGPCVANVGKFICIGLNYADHAAETGSPIPDEPIIFMKATSAIIGPNDDVIIPKNAIKPDWEVELGIVIGKEARYVDEADAFDHVAGYCLVNDVSERHFQTERGGTWDKGKGSDTFGPIGPWLVTRDEVPDPQNLNMWLEVDGKRYQDGSTKTMIFGVANVVSYVSQFMSLQPGDIISTGTPPGVGMGIKPDPVWLKPGNVMRLGIDGLGEQTQNVKAYSA
- a CDS encoding PfkB family carbohydrate kinase → MQGMFVVGGESLIDLVPVAAGADAERVALAGGSPFNCAIALAKLGNDAGFLCPISQDAHGELLLAPLAEAGVSILLGERVAAPTTRAIVTFNEKMQASYIFERGADRAFSREGLLAALPEAVQLYQIGGFCPILAEDAAIWTDVVAAAAGRGAVISIDINVREKLIEDEKGYRSRLSGFLDSAHIIKLSEEDHAWLEPGRSIEDHAADLLRRRHCRLVVVTLGEAGSLAFSRRAKGQAPIYAPPVFGDTVGAGDSLMAGILTWLAEHDALRPAELGELGSEQLHAMLRFGAVVAGINCGRKGCNPPTRAEVDIVLGQ
- a CDS encoding Na/Pi cotransporter family protein, encoding MNVYLVLINIAGAVTLLLWATRMVRTGMERSQKAVLHRLLSQGKRGHIKSAALGGFVAILLQSSTAVALIAAGFAASGKLTLSAGLATMLGADLGSAVVVQLLSVNPAWLMPLLMIAGGLMFFRSQNRDIRQAGRIVIGIALILMSLRLIGEATAPLREAPLLPDVVAYLAGDPFTAFLLAAIFTWIIHSSVAFVLLVATFAMQGLVPFELGAALVLGANMGSSIIAFMLTRAGTAAARRITLGNFIFRASLAVVGLGLLWLSHLPGTWLGPDAARQIINFHLLFNVVLLLIALPLTTPMARLTLRLVRAGPEREQLLVPPSRLDDRLIEQPALALASAKRELLRMAEIVERMLQPVMELYESADPEKIREIKQLEHAVNAAQSDIKLYLSRIRYAHPNGPEALRGQELAQLAINLEYVGDAVVKTLVKLAETRAEQKVKFSPAGWRELNDLHYRVVENLHLALNVLMSDDRASAELLLEQKASLGHAGRASATEHLVRLREGAQRSIATSDLHLETVRALKNINSLLASVAYPVLQRTEDPQPQ